From Mobula hypostoma chromosome 3, sMobHyp1.1, whole genome shotgun sequence:
ATCTTGCTAACAACAGAATTTTATGGATATCTAATTCTTCATTCAGACAACTCACAAGACTGGAGTTTCTCAATCTACAGAATAACTGCTTGGCATGGATCCCATCAAATGCATTTGTTCAGCTTAAGGTCCTTAAGAGGCTAATTTTATCCAATAACCCAATTGAGCTGATTCATCCTCTGTCATTCAGTGGATTAGAAAATCTCAAATATCTTTATCTCAATAATGCCAAAATAAAGGCTATCCCAAAAGATGGCTTTGTTTCACTGAGCAATTTAAGGCATTTAGCTCTAAATAACAATTGTATAACTCATGTCAATTCCAATGCATTTAAAATACTGCATTTAGGATATTTGCAGCTAGATAATAACAAAATTTCTTTTATTGAGTCAGATGCTTTTGAAGGAATGGCCAAAACATTAAAGGTCCTACACTTGGCGAACAACCATCTTAAAAATTTATTTCCTGAGGTCTTGATGCCACTGGTTTCTCTAGTTCATTTAATGGTAAATGGTAATCCTTGGGAGTGCACCTGCAACATTCTCAATTTGCGGAATTGGCTATTGTCATCTTCACTTCGGTTAAATATTCGCTGTCAGAGTCCATCCCAATTACATGGTAAATCCTTGTATTCTGCTAGAATTAATGAGATTAATGAATGTAATATCACCTTGTATCCTTTGGGGTTAAATACTGCAATGAGATCTGCAGCCACTCGTGCAGTCTTGACTTCAGTAAAAACAGAGAGCCCCAATTTCAAGCTGGAGCACAGTTCTGTAACTAAGAAAAGCTTTGGAGGGTTGGCACTTGCAGCAAAGCACAATGAACAGTTTATAAGCATGCTTCCAGTGCAGTTGCCGGTTGAATACACACCTGTAAATTTCACCACGTTAACAGGTTCAGATATGCCGACTATTTCAATCAAACCTTTATCAATCTGCAAACAAAGTTTATCAAATTTGAACCAAACCTTTGATATACTGTTGGTCTTTTTCATCTTGGCATGTACAGCAGTTTTACTTCTGACGTTTAAAGTTCTTCTTTTACGGCAGAAGGTTAAGGATTTGGAGGCTGAAGGGAACAATGTTGTAGAGTACTACAGTGTATATCCATTTGCACGATATCATGTGACAAATCCGGTGCAAACAATACTTCCAGAACCCGTGACAAGCCCAGAAGTGGGTCAGGCACCTACAATGAAGATAGCATGTCCTGCTAACCAAGCACAGGTTATTTTATTTGAGCATTCTGTCTTATGATTTTGGCCTTTTCAGTCATGTACAATGAACTGAAGTTTAACACTTATAAAGGCAGCAGCTGATTTTGAATAACATCTACATTTTATGTTGTGAATACATcatcaattttcctttcaggttGCTAAAAATCCCTGCATATAGCAAAATTTTACTGAAGTTTGTCATCAGTTGTTTCAGAGCGTGGAAACTTCTTTATTCGTAGCCTTGACAGTGCCAACAATTTAAGAAAAACGAATTCCAGACATATATGCTTAACTTTGAGCAATGACAATTCAAATGATATTATGTATATAGATTAATGAGTGGAAATAGTGGCCTGCGATTGATTTAGTAAAGTAGGCCCCTATAATGTCATGTAATGCCTGTTCTCATGctcaataataaatacatattGAAAAACAACTCTGTATTCATATTGTCCTTGTTTCTGTTCAAGATGAGATTGCAGTTAAGC
This genomic window contains:
- the LOC134343981 gene encoding leucine-rich repeat-containing protein 70-like; this encodes MDGLYITKECCLTVIKLIVGLLLLMPQGISLVCPSVCQHCTKTLVECCNVALTSIPQNLAKTTSSVYLSRNNISSIVSKDLEGFNRLSVLFLDNNSLISLHPQAFASLINLYYLRLNNNQIKTFSLGIFEGLSKLRYLHLQHNQIISIPGGLLSDLTALQYLQLEGNFLSLLSSGMFTGLVNLRALDLANNRILWISNSSFRQLTRLEFLNLQNNCLAWIPSNAFVQLKVLKRLILSNNPIELIHPLSFSGLENLKYLYLNNAKIKAIPKDGFVSLSNLRHLALNNNCITHVNSNAFKILHLGYLQLDNNKISFIESDAFEGMAKTLKVLHLANNHLKNLFPEVLMPLVSLVHLMVNGNPWECTCNILNLRNWLLSSSLRLNIRCQSPSQLHGKSLYSARINEINECNITLYPLGLNTAMRSAATRAVLTSVKTESPNFKLEHSSVTKKSFGGLALAAKHNEQFISMLPVQLPVEYTPVNFTTLTGSDMPTISIKPLSICKQSLSNLNQTFDILLVFFILACTAVLLLTFKVLLLRQKVKDLEAEGNNVVEYYSVYPFARYHVTNPVQTILPEPVTSPEVGQAPTMKIACPANQAQVILFEHSVL